ctaagcttttctctttccttggacgcttctagctcggatgtgagctttgtcacagtctcccgcatagcggagaggctctccccatcaagttgctcggcttgcgatgaagtccatattccttgcattccacacctATAGCGATGGAATGTCTTAGTAGGAAGGCCGTATACCTTCCCCCGTTTTGGACTGCCTGCAGCCCGCGTCCATAGTCTTTCAACATCCTCGGCCGAAAGTTGGAATGGcgcgcccgactcattaggtggctggctgcgtatgaattcctcagCTTCAACTCTGAAGCGATCCTATAAGAAAAAgtaaattgaattagtatttcaaaatttatataaaagtaaatgaaaatacttaatgaaaagtgaaaacttacatgtacagtcgaggcacgtccctcgacccacctttcttgatccgtctctttcttcttcttcacaatatgagtctccctgaatagctcatcttggttcatcggacgacccaacttcttttcctgaaaactcataaattttaattaataaatagaatagatatactttgaaaattaaaataaattaagcaattacgtaccattcttctttttattgtcccctGGCTGAccgcacctccagtgtgcaatgatcctcccttctcagatgcgcgagctttctttcccttttcgctCTTCTGTAAGAACTCTGcagtaagccattgcctttgcaaatcatcccaaaactcctGAAGCAACCAGCCAGGCTTCTGGTTCAGCTGTCTAGCTATGGAGAAAGAATGCGACAACCGCTTGCGAGCTTTGAGATTAAAATTTGCAGCCACGTCCGCGCTATACtggtgttcccatacacacttgctctgtatttcaaaagttaaatattatatggaaatatcataaatataaataattatactgcttaaaagaacatttataccttaaattcatTGAAAATTGCCTCCTTCAGTGAGAATGGGAATTCACGCCAAGACGCATAAGGggcatcataaagctttctggttgctttggtgattatcctcgtagtaatattactcgggaggaacctgcaatttaataaataaaacaaattaatatcttagtaaaaactgtacaaaaaaataaacataaaaataacaaataactcttacccatcaccctcagggactatgatgatcctgccatactgatcataatgcacctcctcgtTAGAAGCAGTAGCAGCATCAGCATCATCGTTCGAAACATGTGTATCAGAGGCATGTGTAGAAGGAGTAGGGGGGTCAGAGCTACTATCCCGCAAGCGAAGGCCTCCAATAGGTGGAGTCGCTGATGACGATAGATGTGATCCCTGTGACTGCGACATAGCTGCACGGATCGCAAGTGGCTGTGATACTGATTGCTgtgacccgagtggctgtgacccgagtggctgtgacccgagtggctgtgaTATTGATGGTTGTGATCCATGTGGCTGTGACATGGATCGATGCGATCCATGTGATGCTTCTGGGTGGGATCCACGTGGTAGTGAGGCAGGTGGATTGTATGTCGGACGCACAGTCCGATGGCCCTGTGAAGAAACACCCGGGGTCTGCACGAAGGTGTAGGGCTGGTGATGTTGTGTCAGCTCAGTATAGCCATGGGGTAGAGGCTGTGGCATAGTGATAGGCAAATCAGAAGATGGTGGAAAAGATTGATGAGTAGTatcttctaccctcctctttTGCTTCCTAGCCTTTTTTCGACCCCGAGAACCACTACCTTCATTATTACCTCGACCCTTGCCtgtcatctgcataatataatacatatttagattgaaatATATAAGGAAACTATCTATAAATGAGAGTTATCaaagaaaccaactttttaaagctcatcgacgtattcttcctcgtcagagaattcttcttcctcactagtttgagcttcatcagttgattcttcttcctcattttctataattcttacttcatttatatcaacttcttccaatatgtgttcaggatgttccaaatcattttctaaaagttcgtccactatttggtgaacactggagatatcgttttgatatgcaacatccaacacattctcgacttcgaccctacctacaggcttagttttgattacaacccaccaatcggACTTATTCTGCCGaaatggataaggagcataatacacttgcctaacattatgtgcaattatgaaaggatcatagcgatcatactccctcgtatgattaacctcaattatgttgtattgattgtgtactctcgtacctcttgttggatttgggtcaaaccacttgcatctaaagagaATAATTTTCTTAAATGGCCTACCTgaatattctagttctattatttctttgagcataccataataatcaatatctccaacttggttgccatcaccaccttgaacccacaccccactgttgttgctttttttatttttagagcaaccctctgtatgaaacttataaccattcacaacgTACTTGGAATATGTTGTGACCTCAAccccaggtccccaagatatatctttcaaaaattgatttacaccattatttggatcatttacctacatattgttaacaaaattcataagttagcataacttccaaacattgtttacctacatagtgttagaatattttaaggatatacttacaaattgtttgaaccaccTATGAAATGCCGTATATACAGCATCttggccaaattgacccacgaagtgactgtgacacatcaaatatttttagtagttgcattgagatgtaatcacagtaaattttatattttgataactattaaatcaatacttacttgagaaatggtactACTTCGAGACAATTTCGCAACACATGAAATGTAGCTGACTTGAACTCCATAAAATGAAATTTAACCCCATATATAAATTAGTCTACCtaaataattaatttatttgaACCCTAAAagtattaataagaaccctaaaaattgcaaataatatataacatggagaaattgaaccctaacatggagaaattgaaccctaacatggagaaattaaacccTAACATGGAATTAACTTTGAActaaacatagttgaacaaataatatataactttgaaccctaatatATTGGAACTGAACCCCTAAAATCACTGTTTttcggaaaaataaaagaaaggagagagaaactAACCTTGGGAGtggaggtcgccggaatttgcTGCTGTCGTCAGGGGTCGCCGGTGGCGGGGGCGTCGCTGCTGCTGAAAGTCGGAGGGGGGaaggggttttgagtgttagagGAGAAAGATTTTAATTTGGGGAATAATTTTGAAAGAATGGACCTGAAACTCGTTTTGGCTCCTGTGaaaaaaaatagcgaccaaacttGGTCTCTATTTTGGTAGCCAAATTATttttgactgtttgaccaaaatagcgaccaacgttggtcgccatttttgaccgtttgaccaaaatggcgaccaactttggtcgccttttggtcaaacggtcaaaaatggcgaccaacgttggtcgctattttggtcaaacagtctatacttagtgcatagtatagcgtaagtatatatatatattatatatatatatatatatatatatatatatatataagctatattcgatacggtattacctaatacacttatacttagtgcatagtatagcgtaagtacatatattatatatatatataagctgtattcgatacagtattacctaatacacttatacttagtgcatagtatagcgtaaatacatatattatatatatataagttgtattcgatatagtattacctaatacacttatacttagtgcatagtataacgtaagtacatatatatattatatatatatatataagttgtattcgatacagtattacctaatacacttatacttagtgcatagtatagcgtaagtacatatattatatatatataagctgtattcgatacagtattacctaatacacttatacttagtgcatagtatagcgtaaatacatatattatatatatatataagctgtattcgatatagtattacctaatacacttatacttagtgtatagtatagcgtaagtacatatattatatatatatatatatatatataagatgtattcgatacaatattacctaatacacttatacttagtacATAGTATatcgtaagtacatatattatatatatataagctgtattcgatacagtattacctaatgcacttatacttagtgcatagtatagcgtaagtacatatattatatatatatataagctatattcgatacagtattacctaatacacttatacttaatgCATAGTGTAgagtaagtacatatattatatatatatgtaagctatattcgatacagtattacctaatacacttatacttagtgcatagtatagcgtaagtacatatattatatatataaactatattcgatacaatattacctaatacacttatacttagtacatcgtatatagcgtaagtatatatatattatatatatagacacacacgcccgcttcgtagtactattcatcccttgtattacaaaagtgttaacgacttacatttatattatttacatagtaaatacaaaagtgatttttaattttgaccatatagagaccaactttggtcgctaactgtaaatgaatttaatttagcgaccaaagttggtcactaacagaacatgaatttaatttagcgaccaaatttggtcactaaattttaatcagatttatttatattttatataatatttaaattaataataaaaattgttaaacgttagaactgggtcccacattggcgaccaacgttggtctctatttcattaagcgaccaactttggtcgctagcttttgaattatatttatttatattttaattttttttaaataaatatatatttattaaaatattataactgggtcccatgttagcgaccaatgttggtcgctatcAACTTATCCTtcaattagcgaccaacgttggtcgcaagttttaaattatatatatttatattttataagttttataaaataataataaaattattaacaaatttaatgtgggtcccactttagcgaccaatattggtcgctaatctcagtatatatttgaccaagcaagtctgaccagtccagtcaacaatttgactaaatttgcggccaaatagcgaccaactttggtcgctaaactatttcaaatatatttttaattattttcggcagtttggcgaccaactttggtcgcttttcttgacagaccaaatttggtcgctaatttttggtcgctttttacgGGAATTCTAGTAGTGTGATCTGTTTGGAAGTTGCCTATCCCTGCTTCTACCGACTCTAAGGATATTCAGAGAGCGGCAGCGGAGGCCGCCGAGGCTTTCCGACCATCTGAGTCAGAAGCAGTTTCAGGAGAATCTGCTGGCACAACTCCTCATGAAACACCAGaaagtaataatttttttatGGATGAGGAAGCTCTGTTTTGCATGCCGGGACTGCTAGCAAATATGGCGGAAGGACTAATGATACCACCACCTCACTACGTAGAGGTTGGAGATTATGGGGAAGCTGCTGCTCACCTCTCTATGGAGTTATACTATTTAAATACTTCTGGTTATTGCCTCTTTCGtacaatctatatatatatatatatatatagtcaatATGCAATCAGAATGCTCGAGGTTCCTTAAATTAGGATTTAGGAGATATATACTGGTAGTTTCGTACTCAAATATTTGGAAGTTACGAATTTACAATAGCGTTGTAAATATTTGGTTAGGCAAGTAAGAAACAAAAAGCTTTGTTATTTTCATGCCATTGTATTTGATGAAGGAAATAAGTTGCCAATAATTAATCTGGGACCTATTTCATCTGTTTTGGAGTATTCAATATTTTTTGCCTACCAATATTATTGTTAATAAACTTTCactaatattttaaaaattgatTTTTCCACTTTTGATATTTATAAAAAGTTACTTCTAAGTACTTTTCTTTGTAGCTTTTAGTAtctaaatttcattttttttacccGATCTTAAGCGAAAATTATGCGAGCTGctgaatttaaactaacttacAGCGCAGAGTGAATTATACTGGAAACCATTCTCCTCCTTGTAATTAACTACAAGAAGTTCACTAAAGTACAAAGAGTCTCTTAATGTCATCTGTTAGGAGACCTTCATGGGACCTTCATAGTACATACGAGACTAAAATATACATGGACGACAACCAAAGAGCCCTACTAAATCCAAATAGCATGGCATGGAATGACACCTCACATACGAGGATTTGAAATCGTTTGATAATGTTGTACAGCAACTAATAGCATATGCACATTAATATATTTGGAAATTTACTATCAAATGATAAAATTTCACGAAAACAATGCAGCCTATTACGGCAGTTTTGATATTTTATTACGGCAGTTTCTCGGGAACCGCCGTAATATACTTGCGGCGGACCGGATTGTGGCACTTTTTCAAACCGCCGTAACTGTGTATTCTGGCGGTTTCAAACTGCCGTTTTACTCAAAAATAACCGCCACAAATccatgtttttttgttttgtattttgGCGCAACTTTTATGTAAATTACTCACACTGTTATGCGACTGTCTGCATTTACAAGCTTAACTTATTTTCCGGTTAATTTACGTTCATGCATGTGCTTGTCTTTAGAAATTCTTACATTTGTATAGGATTGCATGATAATAGTTGCACAGATTTCATAAACGTATCCTAACATACTCGATTGTTTTCAGGTTCAAAAGACAGAGAATTGTGTATGAGTCGAATTTGATTGACCACGGCCTATAGCGAGGATTATAAGTGGCCGAAAACCCACGAGTCGACACAAGGGTACGACCCAGAGGCGAAAAGAAAGACGCGGTCGCATTAGCATTAGGTCTGGTAGGGCAGATATATCTTAATTTGTCGTCCACATAATGAAGGGAAACCTCTTAGTATATAAGAGGGGTTTCAGCCTTGTAATAAGAGAGGTTCGGAAGATACAAGATTAATATCATCTCTCTCTCTACTTCTATTATCTCTCTATCAATCTCTCCTTCTCTCCATTACTGTTATCTCTCTACTACAATCATCCTAGAGTTTATTAGCTTCGACTACGATTTACTCCTTCATCTTTGATTAATTTGCTTAAAAAGAGTTAAAagtcttttgagtcaaacaatttggcgccgtctgtggggattttgtTAGCCGAAATCGTAGTTCTCATCTAGGATATCGAAAGTAACGATTACTGTTCTTCATACCCAATAAAAACCAACAATGGCGGAGAAAGAAGCAAGGCTGAAGATGCTAGCAGAGGTCTCAAACAACCTCTTAAGCTCCTTCAACGGAGCCAGTAGAGAAGGCACTGAGAATACAACACCAGAGGATACACCGGAGGAGGAGATCTCACCCTCTCAACATGAGGACCTGACGGTCTTGTGCGAAAGGGAAGTTTTCACGTCCACGACGAGAGAAACACCACCAGCAATCAAAAAGCTGCTGAAGGAGTGGTTGACAAGTGCTTTAAGCAACATGCTCGAAAAACCCCAAGGAAATGTCGAAGACTTACCAACGACATAAATCGCAGCTACCATCGGTGAGCCAAGCACCACAAGAACGAGCAACACCCGTACTGTCATCGACGCAAACGACGATGCACTCATGAACATCCGAAagaaaatgggagaaatggaAAACGAGAACAAAGCACTTCGTGAGCAAATGAGAGAGCACCAGGAAAGGGTTGACAAAATAACTGGCGCCCCTAAACTACTACCAAAACGCGATGTGGGCCGATTCGTCAAACAGCCATACAGAGGGAGCTGCTCCTCACCTCATCccgaaaaccttcaaaatgccgccataCTTGAGAATATACGACGGGACCACGGATCCAGAGGATCATTTAATCCATTACGTCATTGCGGTAAAGGGAAATGACCTGTCTAAAGAACAAGTGCCATCTGTGCTACTAAAAAAGTTCAATGAGACTTTGACAGgaggagcattaacatggtactcCCAGCTACCGGCACGATCGATATCTACATTTGAGGAGATGGAGGATAAATTTTCCACCGCTCATGCAGGAGCAAAGAAGGTTGAAGATAGGGTCAACGACATCTTCACAATCAGGCAAACGGCAAGCGAGGGACTTCGAGACTTCCTGGCCCGATTCAACAGAGTAAAGATGGGACTGCCAAATGTGTCAGAAGGAATGGCGGTCGCAACCTTCCAAAATGGGTTAAACA
This sequence is a window from Nicotiana sylvestris chromosome 3, ASM39365v2, whole genome shotgun sequence. Protein-coding genes within it:
- the LOC138888013 gene encoding uncharacterized protein; this encodes MPPYLRIYDGTTDPEDHLIHYVIAVKGNDLSKEQVPSVLLKKFNETLTGGALTWYSQLPARSISTFEEMEDKFSTAHAGAKKVEDRVNDIFTIRQTASEGLRDFLARFNRVKMGLPNVSEGMAVATFQNGLNRNGSKATKKNAQQTHEVAPHHIGKDSQRLLHRGEGRRRRSKRPNPATDVSSDRGKERST